The sequence GAGTTACGCCCATTTCAGCTAAGCCTTCAATTTTAGGGATGAACTCATCAGGTGTACCACATACGGAAAATGCGTCGAGAGCTTCGTCAGTTACAGCACCGATAGCTCCACCGAAGTCACCTTTAGCTAAGAATGCACCCATTTGTTCGTTGAATCCTTCAGGTAATCCGTGTCTTTCGATTACTGGAGGTGGGGATCCTGCTGCAATAAATGCAACTACGATTTTTGCTGCGTTTTTAGCTGCGTCAGAGTCAGGTCCGATTGAAGTTGCAGTGTATGCACCTACATCGAATTCTTTGGTTTGGTCACCAATTCCTTTTTTAATCATAGGCATTGCTGCTTCATAATCTTTAGGGTTTGAAGCGTTAATTAATACACCATCAGCGATTTCTCCAGCGGTTTCTAACATTTTAGGACCTTGTGCACCCATGTAAATAGGGATGTGGTCTTGTACTTTTTTAACTCCGCCTAAAGCTGCTCCGCCTT is a genomic window of Methanobrevibacter sp. containing:
- the mer gene encoding 5,10-methylenetetrahydromethanopterin reductase translates to MKFGIEFVPQIPLDEIVKLVKLAEDVGFEYAWITDHYNNKNVYETLALLAANTETIKMGPGVTNPYVRSPAISASAIATIDEISEGRATFGIGPGDKATFDALGIEWTKPVTTIKAAIADINTLLAGEKTEGGAALGGVKKVQDHIPIYMGAQGPKMLETAGEIADGVLINASNPKDYEAAMPMIKKGIGDQTKEFDVGAYTATSIGPDSDAAKNAAKIVVAFIAAGSPPPVIERHGLPEGFNEQMGAFLAKGDFGGAIGAVTDEALDAFSVCGTPDEFIPKIEGLAEMGVTQYVAGSPVGKNVEESIKLLGDVIASF